One genomic segment of Intestinimonas butyriciproducens includes these proteins:
- the htpG gene encoding molecular chaperone HtpG has product MAKKQFKAESKRLLDLMINSIYTHKEIFLRELISNASDAVDKLAYRSLTDDQVGLSRSDFKITLIPDRDARTLTVCDNGIGMTRDEMEQNLGTIARSGSLQFKQEMAAKEGENQDVADIIGQFGVGFYSAFMVADQVTVISRAYGSGEAWKWESAGADGYTMTPCEREAAGTDVILHIKPDTEDDDYDQYLQQYRLDSLVKKYSDYIHYPIVMEMEHSHMKPKPEDAGEDYKPEYETVKEWETLNSMVPLWQRPKSEVTTEEYNTFYKEKFGDWEDPLAVVHVSAEGQVEYKALLFIPAHAPFNYYSRDYEKGLQLYSSGVLIMDRCADLVPDHFSFIRGVVDSPDLSLNISREMLQHTRVLQVISGNLEKKVKAELLKLQKDDREKYEQFYSAFGRQLKYGVVSDYGAHKDMLKDLLLFWSSREGKNTSLAEYAARMAEDQPSIYFLCAESVEKAAKLPQAERVLDKGYEILYLTDEVDEFVMNTLSEWDGKPFKNVCDDDALPESDEEKAQAEKKAEENKDVLDFVKETLGERIKEVRISKILKSAPVCMSADGPVSLEMEKYFQRVDPQAAKEMKAGRVLELNPDSGAFAALRAALEGDKERARTYAELLYDQALLIAGLPLEDPAAYTELVCSLMQ; this is encoded by the coding sequence ATGGCAAAGAAACAGTTCAAGGCGGAATCCAAGCGGCTTTTGGATCTGATGATCAACTCCATCTATACCCACAAGGAGATTTTCCTCCGGGAGCTCATCTCCAACGCCAGCGACGCGGTGGACAAGCTGGCCTACCGGTCCCTCACCGACGATCAGGTGGGACTCTCCCGCTCCGACTTCAAGATCACCCTGATCCCGGACCGGGACGCGCGCACCCTCACCGTCTGCGACAACGGCATCGGCATGACCCGGGACGAGATGGAGCAGAATTTGGGCACCATCGCCCGCAGCGGCTCTCTCCAGTTCAAGCAGGAGATGGCCGCCAAGGAGGGGGAAAACCAGGACGTGGCCGACATCATCGGCCAGTTCGGCGTGGGCTTCTACTCCGCCTTCATGGTGGCCGATCAGGTGACGGTGATCTCCAGAGCCTACGGCAGCGGCGAGGCCTGGAAGTGGGAATCCGCCGGGGCCGACGGCTACACCATGACCCCCTGCGAGCGGGAGGCTGCCGGTACCGACGTGATCCTCCACATCAAGCCCGACACCGAGGACGATGACTACGACCAGTACCTCCAGCAGTACCGGCTGGACAGCTTGGTAAAAAAGTATTCCGACTATATCCACTACCCCATCGTCATGGAGATGGAGCATTCCCACATGAAGCCCAAGCCGGAGGATGCCGGGGAGGATTACAAACCCGAGTATGAGACGGTGAAGGAGTGGGAGACCCTCAATTCCATGGTGCCCCTGTGGCAGCGCCCCAAGAGCGAGGTGACGACCGAGGAGTACAACACATTTTATAAGGAGAAGTTCGGCGACTGGGAAGACCCCCTGGCGGTCGTCCACGTGTCCGCCGAGGGACAGGTGGAGTACAAGGCCCTCCTGTTCATTCCCGCTCACGCACCCTTCAACTACTACAGCCGCGACTATGAAAAGGGCCTCCAGCTCTACTCCTCCGGCGTGCTCATCATGGACCGGTGCGCCGACCTGGTCCCCGACCACTTCAGTTTCATCCGGGGCGTGGTGGACTCCCCCGACCTCTCCCTCAACATCTCCCGTGAGATGCTCCAGCATACCCGGGTCCTCCAAGTCATCTCCGGCAACCTGGAGAAGAAAGTGAAGGCCGAACTTTTGAAGCTCCAGAAAGACGACCGTGAAAAATATGAGCAGTTCTATTCCGCCTTCGGCCGTCAGCTCAAGTACGGCGTGGTCTCCGACTACGGCGCCCATAAGGATATGCTCAAGGATCTGCTCCTCTTCTGGTCCTCCCGCGAGGGCAAGAATACCTCCCTGGCCGAGTACGCAGCGCGCATGGCGGAGGACCAGCCATCCATCTACTTCCTCTGCGCCGAGAGCGTGGAGAAGGCCGCCAAGCTACCTCAGGCCGAGCGCGTGCTGGACAAGGGGTATGAGATCCTCTACCTCACTGACGAGGTGGACGAGTTTGTCATGAACACCCTCTCCGAGTGGGACGGCAAGCCCTTCAAGAACGTCTGCGACGACGACGCCCTCCCTGAGAGCGACGAAGAGAAGGCCCAGGCCGAAAAAAAGGCCGAGGAAAACAAGGATGTGCTGGACTTCGTCAAGGAGACCCTGGGCGAGAGGATCAAGGAGGTCCGCATCTCCAAGATCCTCAAGTCCGCCCCCGTCTGCATGAGCGCCGACGGCCCCGTATCCCTGGAGATGGAGAAGTATTTCCAGCGTGTGGATCCCCAGGCCGCCAAGGAGATGAAGGCAGGCCGGGTACTGGAGCTCAACCCCGACTCCGGCGCCTTTGCCGCCCTCCGCGCTGCTCTGGAGGGGGACAAGGAGCGGGCCAGGACCTATGCCGAGCTTCTCTATGATCAGGCCCTTCTCATCGCCGGACTCCCACTGGAAGACCCCGCCGCTTATACGGAGCTGGTCTGTTCTCTGATGCAATAA
- a CDS encoding tRNA lysidine(34) synthetase — translation MNQILSYVRRCVEDYDMIQAGDRVAVGVSGGKDSLTLLVALARLSVFYPKPFTVEAFTLDMGHVDGGAGMDFSHVAELCGELGVPYTLLHSEIHHIIFDLRKEKNPCSMCAKMRRGALHNAIRERGITKIALGHHFDDAVETFFLSLFYEGRISCFQPVTYLDRMGITQIRPMLYCGEWMLRKAAEREHLPVVFNPCPADGYTKRQEVKELIHSLSKEYPDLREKVFSAMQRLPLPAWEPQDHRRRPLADDGREE, via the coding sequence ATGAACCAAATTTTGAGCTATGTCCGCCGGTGTGTGGAGGACTACGATATGATCCAGGCCGGGGACCGGGTCGCCGTGGGGGTGTCGGGGGGAAAGGATTCCCTCACCCTCCTGGTGGCGCTGGCCCGGCTGTCCGTTTTCTACCCCAAGCCCTTCACCGTGGAGGCGTTCACGCTGGACATGGGCCATGTGGACGGGGGCGCCGGGATGGACTTTTCCCATGTGGCGGAGTTGTGCGGGGAATTGGGCGTGCCCTATACCCTGCTCCACTCAGAGATCCACCACATCATATTTGACCTCCGCAAAGAGAAAAATCCCTGCTCCATGTGCGCTAAAATGCGCCGGGGCGCGCTCCACAACGCCATCCGGGAGAGAGGGATCACCAAGATCGCCCTGGGCCACCATTTTGACGACGCAGTGGAGACCTTTTTCCTCTCTCTCTTTTATGAGGGACGCATCTCCTGCTTCCAGCCCGTGACCTATCTGGACCGAATGGGCATCACGCAGATCCGGCCCATGCTTTACTGCGGAGAGTGGATGCTCCGCAAAGCGGCGGAGCGGGAGCATCTGCCCGTGGTGTTCAATCCCTGTCCCGCCGACGGCTACACCAAGCGGCAGGAGGTCAAGGAGCTGATCCACAGCCTGTCAAAGGAGTACCCGGACCTGCGGGAAAAGGTCTTTTCGGCCATGCAGCGTCTGCCCCTGCCCGCCTGGGAGCCGCAGGATCACCGGCGGCGGCCGCTGGCGGACGATGGGAGAGAGGAATAA
- the rplM gene encoding 50S ribosomal protein L13, translating into MSTFMANKGNIVRKWYILDAAGKPLGKTAATAATLLRGKHKPEYTPHADCGDFVIIINAEKAVLTGKKLEQKYYRTHSGYPGGLHETKYRLLMQDKPELAMKLAIRGMMPRNIITKDSLSRLKIYRGAEHVHAAQKPESWTQE; encoded by the coding sequence ATGTCCACTTTTATGGCCAACAAGGGCAACATCGTCCGCAAGTGGTACATTCTGGACGCGGCGGGCAAGCCCCTGGGTAAGACTGCCGCCACCGCTGCCACCCTGCTGCGTGGCAAGCACAAGCCCGAGTACACCCCGCACGCCGATTGCGGCGATTTCGTCATCATCATCAACGCCGAGAAGGCCGTCCTCACCGGCAAGAAGCTGGAGCAGAAGTACTACCGCACTCACTCCGGCTACCCCGGCGGCCTGCATGAGACCAAGTACCGCCTGCTGATGCAGGACAAGCCCGAGCTGGCCATGAAGTTGGCCATCCGCGGCATGATGCCCCGCAACATCATCACCAAGGACTCCCTGAGCCGCCTGAAGATCTACCGCGGCGCTGAGCATGTGCACGCTGCTCAGAAGCCCGAGTCCTGGACCCAGGAATAA
- the rpsI gene encoding 30S ribosomal protein S9: MYKSKKPYHYGTGRRKSSVARVHLFPNGTGAITINGRDIDDYFGLDTLKLLVRQPLVTTENVGKVDVVATVTGGGVTGQAGAIRHGIARALLQMNEEYRPALKSAGFLTRDPRMKERKKYGLKAARRAPQFSKR; encoded by the coding sequence ATGTATAAGAGCAAGAAGCCTTACCACTATGGTACTGGCCGCCGGAAGTCCTCCGTGGCCCGCGTCCACCTCTTCCCCAACGGCACCGGCGCCATCACCATCAACGGCCGCGACATTGACGACTACTTCGGCCTCGATACCCTGAAGCTGCTGGTCCGTCAGCCCCTGGTCACCACAGAGAATGTGGGCAAGGTGGACGTGGTCGCCACCGTCACCGGCGGCGGCGTGACTGGACAGGCCGGCGCCATCCGCCATGGCATCGCCCGCGCCCTGCTGCAGATGAATGAGGAGTACCGTCCCGCTCTGAAGAGCGCCGGTTTCCTGACCCGCGATCCTCGTATGAAGGAGCGCAAGAAGTACGGCCTCAAAGCCGCCCGTCGTGCGCCTCAGTTCAGCAAGCGCTGA
- a CDS encoding stalk domain-containing protein: MKSMSSRALALALSLTVLSACGSALAAEDDTMLISPAPSGIAVQLNGEALTFTDAVPVAQDGRTFLPFRAVFEAMGAEVSNEGNTITAVRDGKTLTMTIGSTEATLTEGGASSAITMDVAPYVDSTTWRTYVPVRFAAQAFGCAVGWDQDNQTAVIVDTEKLLDAALAEHQFTYMEKYLAYNQQFQEGIWDISAQFDGSATMFGAGPLSFQGSMDGTTADSLQMAAAMNLKMDLTAFLDAMSQVAGQASELTAEDQALLDALKSEGMDMEIRADMEKGVMYLTMGGSALETLGLPADTWYSFDMASMYGQMGLDYTALIDASKTMDASALLQTALQSADLSDKDTAYATVSALVNGAAKVLADDSFVKSGDNYTTTYALEEDGTKVTLSFTLTMQSDKVVGYELSMDSSTSVDDGEGGQITTTTAMKAGMDAENHMTATVSMGMDPLMDLSLNITGDYAAGDQTPETELPAGATVVPYEQLIAGALGG; the protein is encoded by the coding sequence ATGAAATCTATGTCCAGCCGTGCGCTGGCGCTGGCCCTCTCCCTGACCGTGCTCAGCGCCTGCGGTTCCGCCCTAGCGGCCGAAGACGACACCATGCTCATCTCTCCCGCTCCCTCCGGTATCGCTGTCCAGCTCAACGGAGAGGCCCTCACCTTTACCGACGCCGTTCCCGTCGCGCAGGACGGCCGCACCTTCCTCCCCTTCCGCGCCGTGTTCGAGGCCATGGGTGCCGAAGTCAGCAACGAGGGCAACACCATCACAGCCGTCCGCGACGGCAAGACCCTGACCATGACCATCGGTTCCACCGAGGCCACCCTCACCGAGGGTGGGGCCAGCTCCGCCATTACCATGGATGTGGCCCCCTATGTGGACTCCACCACTTGGCGCACCTACGTGCCTGTCCGCTTTGCCGCCCAGGCCTTCGGATGCGCGGTGGGCTGGGATCAGGACAACCAGACCGCTGTGATCGTGGATACGGAGAAGCTTCTGGACGCCGCGCTGGCTGAGCATCAGTTCACCTATATGGAGAAGTATCTGGCGTACAACCAGCAGTTCCAGGAGGGCATCTGGGACATCAGCGCCCAGTTTGACGGCTCCGCCACCATGTTTGGCGCTGGCCCCCTCTCTTTCCAGGGCTCTATGGACGGCACCACCGCCGACTCTCTTCAGATGGCCGCGGCCATGAACCTGAAGATGGATCTGACTGCCTTCCTGGACGCCATGTCCCAAGTGGCCGGTCAGGCTTCCGAGCTCACCGCCGAGGATCAGGCCCTGCTGGATGCCTTGAAGAGCGAAGGCATGGATATGGAGATCCGTGCCGACATGGAAAAGGGTGTGATGTATCTGACCATGGGCGGCAGCGCCCTGGAGACCCTGGGACTCCCCGCCGACACTTGGTACTCCTTTGATATGGCCTCCATGTACGGCCAGATGGGTCTGGACTACACCGCCCTCATCGACGCCTCCAAGACCATGGACGCCTCCGCCCTGCTCCAGACCGCGCTCCAGAGTGCCGACCTCAGCGACAAGGACACCGCTTACGCCACTGTCTCCGCGCTGGTGAACGGCGCGGCCAAGGTGCTCGCGGACGACTCCTTCGTAAAGAGCGGCGACAACTATACCACCACCTACGCCCTGGAGGAGGACGGCACCAAGGTGACCCTCTCCTTCACGCTCACCATGCAGTCCGACAAGGTCGTGGGGTATGAGCTGTCCATGGACAGCTCCACCTCTGTTGACGACGGTGAGGGTGGGCAGATCACCACCACCACGGCCATGAAGGCCGGCATGGATGCCGAAAATCACATGACCGCCACGGTGTCCATGGGTATGGACCCCCTGATGGATCTGTCCCTCAACATCACCGGCGACTATGCCGCCGGCGATCAGACCCCTGAGACCGAGCTCCCCGCCGGGGCCACCGTCGTGCCTTATGAGCAATTGATAGCCGGCGCCCTGGGCGGCTGA
- a CDS encoding pyruvate carboxylase, protein MKARKGKVSEHNFKKVLVANRGEIAIRIFRACYDLGLHTVAMYSNEDTYALFRTKADEAYLIGENKSPLGAYLDIPGIIDLAKRRGVDAIHPGYGFLSENAEFARACEEAEITFIGPDSGILAQMGDKLAAKATALACGVPTIPGSKEPLRDADEALERAVSYGFPVILKAAAGGGGRGMRRCDRPEEVKPAFELVKGEAHKAFGNDDIFIEKYLVEPKHIEVQVLGDRYGNVVHLGERDCSLQRRYQKVVEFAPAWSVPQATLEKLRADAVKIARHVGYVNAGTVEFLVDRDGNHYFIEMNPRIQVEHTVTEQVTGIDLVRAQILIAEGHPLSHPSIDMGSQDNLHIKGYAIQCRVTTEDPANHFAPDTGKITAYRSGGGCGVRLDGGNAYTGAVISPYYDSLLVKVTSWDNTFEGACRRATRAVREEHVRGVKTNIPFITNILSHPTFRSGACHTKFIDETPELFEMQYGQDRATKVLKYIAQKQVDNSSIDRRQLDIPRIPRASGEARPGLKQLLDQKGPEALRDWVKGQKKLLITDTTMRDAHQSLLSTRVRTRDMLLGADGTAEILADCFSLEMWGGATFDVAYRFLHESPWERLDLLREKIPNIPFQMLLRGANAVGYTNYPDNLIRAFVKEAARCGIDVFRIFDSLNWVPGMEVAIDEVLNQGKVCEASICYTGDILDPKRDRYTIAYYVDMAKELERRGAHILCIKDMSGLLKPYAAKKLVKALKEEVGIPIHLHTHDTSGNQVAALLMAAEAGVDIVDCAVDSMSSMTSQPSLNAVVSALRGQERDTGLDSDGLQKLSDYWADVRERYASFETGIKNPSTDIYRYEMPGGQYSNLKSQVESLGLGHKFEAVKEMYKAVNDMLGDIVKVTPSSKMVGDMAIFMVQHDLTPENVVEKGAALAFPDSVVSYFKGMMGQPAWGFPEDLQRVVLKGEAPITCRPGELLPPVDLEAARKEVEKFYPGASDRTVISWCLYPKVVEEFCRHRQEYGYIMRMGSHVFFNGLALGETNKISIEDGKTLVIKYLGLGDLNEDGTRNVHFDLNGMGRTVAVPDRNAAVQVHPVAMADPEDKSQVGASIPGMVSKVSVKPGDVVEENQVLAVIEAMKMETSVVARMSGTVDQILVTEGTSVKAGELLITIQ, encoded by the coding sequence ATGAAAGCGAGGAAGGGGAAAGTGTCAGAACACAACTTCAAGAAGGTACTGGTGGCCAACCGGGGGGAGATCGCCATCCGGATTTTCCGGGCCTGTTATGACCTGGGGCTGCACACGGTGGCCATGTATTCCAATGAGGACACCTATGCGCTCTTCCGCACCAAGGCCGACGAGGCCTACCTGATCGGGGAGAACAAATCCCCCCTGGGGGCTTATTTGGATATCCCCGGCATCATCGATCTGGCCAAGCGGAGAGGCGTGGACGCCATCCATCCGGGCTATGGGTTCCTCTCCGAGAACGCCGAATTCGCCCGCGCCTGCGAGGAGGCGGAGATCACTTTTATCGGTCCGGACTCCGGCATCCTGGCCCAGATGGGCGACAAGCTGGCGGCCAAGGCGACGGCCCTGGCCTGCGGCGTGCCCACCATACCCGGCTCCAAAGAGCCCCTGCGGGACGCCGACGAGGCCCTGGAGCGGGCGGTGTCCTATGGGTTTCCCGTCATCCTCAAGGCGGCCGCCGGAGGCGGCGGCCGCGGGATGCGCCGCTGTGACAGGCCCGAGGAGGTCAAGCCCGCCTTCGAGTTGGTGAAGGGAGAGGCCCACAAGGCCTTCGGCAACGACGATATCTTCATTGAAAAGTACCTGGTGGAGCCCAAGCATATCGAGGTCCAGGTGCTGGGCGACCGGTACGGCAACGTGGTCCACCTGGGTGAGCGGGACTGCTCCCTTCAGCGGCGGTACCAGAAGGTGGTGGAGTTCGCGCCGGCCTGGAGCGTGCCGCAGGCCACGCTGGAAAAGCTCCGCGCAGACGCGGTGAAGATCGCCCGGCATGTGGGCTATGTGAACGCCGGCACGGTGGAATTTCTGGTGGATCGGGACGGCAATCACTACTTTATTGAGATGAATCCCCGCATCCAGGTGGAGCACACCGTCACCGAGCAGGTCACCGGCATCGATCTGGTGCGGGCACAGATCCTCATCGCCGAGGGACACCCCCTCTCCCACCCATCCATCGACATGGGCAGCCAGGACAACCTGCACATCAAGGGGTATGCCATCCAATGCCGGGTCACCACCGAGGACCCGGCCAACCACTTCGCGCCCGACACCGGAAAGATCACCGCCTATCGCTCCGGCGGCGGCTGCGGCGTCCGCCTGGACGGCGGCAACGCCTATACCGGGGCCGTGATCTCCCCCTATTACGACTCCTTGCTGGTCAAGGTCACCTCCTGGGACAACACCTTTGAGGGGGCCTGCCGCCGGGCCACCCGCGCGGTGCGGGAGGAGCACGTCCGGGGCGTCAAGACCAATATCCCCTTCATCACCAACATTCTCAGCCACCCCACCTTCCGGTCCGGGGCCTGCCACACAAAGTTCATCGACGAGACCCCCGAGCTCTTCGAGATGCAGTACGGCCAGGACCGCGCCACCAAGGTGCTCAAGTACATCGCCCAAAAGCAGGTAGACAATTCTTCCATCGACCGCCGGCAACTGGACATCCCGCGGATCCCACGCGCCTCCGGCGAGGCCCGGCCCGGGCTCAAGCAGCTCCTGGACCAGAAGGGGCCCGAGGCCCTGCGGGACTGGGTGAAGGGGCAGAAAAAGCTCCTCATCACCGACACCACCATGCGGGACGCCCATCAGTCCCTGCTCTCCACCCGGGTGCGGACCCGGGATATGCTCCTGGGGGCGGACGGCACTGCGGAGATCCTGGCGGACTGCTTCTCCCTGGAGATGTGGGGCGGGGCCACCTTCGACGTGGCCTATCGGTTCCTCCACGAGTCCCCCTGGGAGCGGCTGGACCTGCTGCGGGAGAAGATCCCCAACATCCCCTTCCAGATGCTGCTCCGGGGCGCCAACGCCGTGGGCTACACCAACTATCCGGACAATCTGATCCGCGCCTTTGTGAAGGAGGCCGCCCGCTGCGGCATTGACGTATTCCGCATCTTCGACTCCCTCAACTGGGTTCCCGGTATGGAAGTGGCCATAGACGAGGTCCTCAACCAGGGCAAGGTCTGCGAGGCGTCCATCTGCTACACCGGCGATATTCTGGACCCCAAACGGGACCGCTACACCATTGCCTACTATGTGGACATGGCCAAGGAGCTGGAGCGCAGAGGGGCCCATATCCTGTGCATCAAGGATATGTCCGGACTCCTGAAGCCCTACGCCGCCAAGAAGCTGGTGAAGGCCCTCAAGGAGGAGGTGGGCATTCCCATCCACCTCCACACCCACGACACCTCCGGCAACCAGGTGGCGGCCCTCCTGATGGCGGCTGAGGCCGGGGTGGACATCGTGGACTGCGCAGTGGACTCCATGTCCTCCATGACCAGCCAGCCCTCCCTCAATGCGGTGGTCTCCGCGCTCCGCGGGCAGGAGCGGGACACCGGGCTGGACTCCGACGGCCTCCAGAAGCTCTCCGACTACTGGGCCGACGTGCGGGAGCGGTATGCCTCCTTTGAGACGGGGATCAAGAACCCCTCCACCGATATCTACCGCTATGAGATGCCCGGGGGCCAGTATTCCAACCTCAAGTCCCAGGTGGAGAGCTTGGGCCTGGGTCACAAGTTCGAGGCGGTCAAGGAGATGTACAAGGCCGTCAACGATATGCTGGGAGACATTGTAAAGGTGACCCCTTCCTCCAAGATGGTGGGAGATATGGCCATCTTTATGGTCCAGCACGACCTGACGCCGGAAAACGTGGTGGAAAAGGGGGCGGCGCTTGCCTTCCCGGACTCCGTGGTGAGCTACTTCAAGGGTATGATGGGCCAGCCGGCCTGGGGCTTTCCCGAGGACCTCCAGCGAGTGGTCCTCAAGGGCGAGGCGCCCATCACCTGCCGCCCCGGAGAGCTGCTGCCCCCCGTGGATTTGGAGGCAGCCCGGAAAGAGGTGGAGAAGTTCTACCCCGGCGCTTCTGACCGGACGGTCATCTCCTGGTGCCTCTATCCCAAGGTGGTGGAGGAGTTCTGCCGTCACAGGCAGGAGTACGGCTACATCATGCGCATGGGCAGCCATGTGTTTTTCAATGGCTTGGCCCTGGGCGAGACCAACAAGATCAGCATCGAGGATGGAAAGACCCTGGTCATCAAGTACCTGGGCCTGGGCGACCTCAATGAGGACGGCACCCGGAACGTCCACTTCGACCTCAACGGCATGGGCCGCACCGTGGCGGTGCCGGACCGGAACGCGGCCGTGCAGGTCCACCCCGTGGCCATGGCGGACCCGGAGGACAAGAGCCAGGTGGGCGCCTCCATCCCCGGTATGGTGTCCAAGGTCTCAGTAAAGCCGGGCGACGTGGTGGAGGAAAACCAGGTTCTCGCAGTCATTGAGGCCATGAAGATGGAGACCAGCGTGGTGGCCCGGATGTCGGGCACCGTGGACCAGATCCTGGTGACGGAGGGAACTTCGGTGAAGGCGGGCGAGCTGCTTATTACCATTCAATAA